In Nomascus leucogenys isolate Asia chromosome 25, Asia_NLE_v1, whole genome shotgun sequence, a single genomic region encodes these proteins:
- the LOC105738707 gene encoding keratin-associated protein 21-1-like, producing the protein MCCNYYGNSCGYGSSCGCGYGSGYSCGYGSGYGCGYGSGYGCGYGSGYGCGYGTGYGCGYGCGFDSRYGCGYGTGYGCGYGSGSGYCGYWPFCFRRCYSSC; encoded by the coding sequence ATGTGTTGCAACTACTATGGCAACTCCTGTGGCTAtggctccagctgtggctgtggCTATGGCTCTGGTTATAGCTGTGGCTATGGCTCCGGCTATGGCTGTGGCTATGGCTCCGGCTATGGCTGTGGCTATGGCTCTGGTTATGGCTGTGGCTATGGAACTGGCTATGGCTGTGGGTATGGCTGTGGGTTTGACTCCCGTTATGGCTGTGGTTATGGAACTGGCTATGGCTGTGGATACGGCTCTGGCTCTGGCTACTGTGGCTACTGGCCATTCTGCTTTAGAAGATGCTATTCTTCCTGCTAA